The Hypomesus transpacificus isolate Combined female chromosome 12, fHypTra1, whole genome shotgun sequence genome segment TAAAAGGCGGCCATTGGCTGAGCTCGGTGGAGAGGCGGGGCTTGTCGAGTCGAAGGCCAGTCATCTCAGGGGAGAGGCGGGGCTTGTCGAGCCGTTGGCCTATCAGCTCAGAGGAGAGGCGGGGCTTGTCAAGCCGTTGGCCTATCAACTCGGAGGAGAGGCGGGGCTTGCTGAGTCTGAGGCCAGTCAGCTCGATGCAGACCTTCAGGTTCTTCACCTCCTCCGGGACAGAGGGCTCTGaggggtctggagggggagggacaacAGAGGTTTAACCACACAGCGCCCAAGAGCTGTCACGCTGCATTCTTACCAAACctgtctgacccccccctcctccacattcACACGGCATGTCAGAAGCCAGACTGTAACCATGGATACGGCCCACAGACCCCGCCCTCCAATCCTAGCTCCGAGACAACCTCTAATCCACCGGAATCTACACTGCAGACTCATTAAAATCAGCTGAACGGTTTTAGCGTCCGGGGTTGGTGAAAGCAAGTGTAACCAGGCAGAGTAAGCAAGCAGGTTACAGGACATTCAGAAACTGCTTCTTGCGCTACGCTAGTAGTGTAAGACAGGTCTCTGAGGAGGTAATTTTGGCTGAAACTAAACTGAGAGTGCTTTGACAAATCCTCACACATGCCatacatgtgtatatgtgtgtgtgtgtgtatatgtgtgtgtgtgtgtgtgtgtgtgtgtatatgtgtgtgtgtgtgtatatatgtgtgtgtgtatatatatatatatgtgtgtgtgtgtgtatgtgtgtgtgtatatgtgtgtgtgtatatgtgtgtgtgtggtatctaACTATAAAGGCATGAAACTGTCTGTGGCTCGATTATCTCGAGAACTTCTCGAACGCATTGCAGTCGTGTTGCTCAGGACCCAAGGACGtggggtggaggctgtgtggatgAACGGTTTGAgacaaataaacacaaccacGTTGAGCTGCAGTAAGCTATGGGGCCATGGATCTCAGGACAAATAAATATTTGTGTTCGCCCACCAACGGGCACTAATCGCACTAGCGTTCAACACCAACTGGCACTGCGCTAGTTGTGTCGACACCGAATGGACTACATGGAAAtcctcagagacagagagacagagagacagagagacagagagacagagagacagagacagagacagagacagagagacagagagacagagagacagagagacagagagacagagagacagagagacagagacagagacagagacagagagagagagagagagagagagagagagagagagagagagagagaaaaaaaacaaggccACAGTAAAGCAGATGACTCAATGCGGAGGAGGGGAGTGACGAAAGACAgaattctctgtctctgagcATGGGAGTGAAACGGGCAAACACAGAtaaatacagagagaaagagacagagtgagagacagagagagagacagagtccaaGGTCCTTACCAGTTGCTAGCTTGACTCGTTTGGCTGGGACTGTCATTTCGTCTCCCTCTTTATCCCCGGCCTCCTTCGCCTGGCCCCGGCTAGAATGCTGGCAGAGTTCCAGGGCGTATGTGCGTTTCTTGGTGGGCACCTGGGTGGGTATGGAGGCTGGGGTGTATATGGAGGATGGGGTGGGTATGGAGGCTGCCATAGATCCGGGACTGGCGGCCCTGTGGGCCACAGCATCCAGAGTGGGCAGACGAGAGTGCTGTTCCCACTGGGGGACatagtctctctcttccctcctctcctctctcgccaTCCCCCGCTCCTCCCATTTCCCAGCATCCTCCATCGcttcctcctccctcgccttctcctcccctctcctcctcgccgacacttcctcctcctcctcttttctcctcgcCCACACCTCCTCGTCTTTCTCCATTCTTCTGGTCCTCTCCTCgttctccacccccctctttccctcttccacGGGGAGAGCGTGCCCTCTCTCCTGGAGCAGGAGCGAGCCGGAGAGTGGGCATCGCTGGAGAACAGGTACTCTGTTGTGGGGGCATGTTGGCAACACACCACCTGGTACAAACACACGAGCACAGTGGTCAGATCCGGAAAACCGTCAaagaaaaatattacaataatgtGCTTTTTGGAACAATAAAAGTGGGTTTCACCGCAATATATGGGTTATGAGAAATGAAAATCTGCacggtagacacacacacacacagcgctggCCGCACACCCCTCTCCACGCAGGGTGCGACTGGGTCAGGATGAAGCTTCCGACATCAGCTCTGACCGGccgtcacctctccctccctcgctgtctcaaatatacacacacatacagaatattaaaatatatatatatatatatatatatatacacacacacacacacacacacacactcacacacatcataggctcattctttttttcacactctctcactgccCCCCCGCCCAGCCGGGGCAGTTAAAAGGctccactccaggcagtcaaaAGCAGCCGTCTGGATCAAAGGCAGCTGGTGGGGGCGTCTGtgccccgctctctctctcccgctctctctctttctttctgtaactgctctctctgtctctttttctggaacctctctctctctttctttctgaaaccgctctcccccacccccctctctctctctctctctttctgaaaccgccctctccctctctctctctctctctttcattctgaaacctctctctctttctgaaaccgccctctccctccctctttctctctccgtctttctgaaacctctctctctctcttcagctgtGCCCAGGCTTCTCTCTGAGAGCTGCTCTGCCTCACAGGGCTTCCCTTGTACTGTCCTGGACAGGAATGCTCCACACACGCCCTGCCCAGACCGCTTGCCTGGCTCCGCATACAcacgcgaacacacacacaccctccctctctctctctctctctcgctcgtgtTCCATTCTGCCAGAGGCCATGAATATCTCTCCAGATCTGGCGAGCGACAATCACATGATGACTCACGACCAAAAGCACCCCCACGGTTCACAGCCGTACCCTGCGCCATGGCAACTCGCCAACGGCAGGGGGATCGCCATGGCAACGTTCCCCGGGGCTGCCGTGTGCGGCCGCGGAgcgtggggggggtgggtggggggtgctccCGGGGCCACGGGGCCGGTGGCTGCCCGGTCTCTCCGGAGGAGCGTGAGACACACACGGATCTCCGCTAATCTGTGTTTTTGTACCGTTCGCACGTTCGGCTGTTCTCGTTCCAAGTGTTCTGCCGGCCGCTAACATACGACAACAAAACTGCGACCGACCCTGGTgcgcaggaaacacacacacgcacacacgcagtgGCTTCCTGAAGGAAAAGTGTACAGAACAGGATGGACTGTGCTGTAACGCTGTACGTGtttcaaaaaatgtgtgtgcgtgaagagAGCGTGCCTGTCGTCTTCagctgtgggaggggggggggggggggggcggatgtGTTAACCTGGCTGCATCCGCTGGTTATGAGCTCCGGGGCTGTCCCTACACACTGGGGGGAAGGGCACCTCTCGCtgaggagcgtgtgtgtgtgtgtggtgttgagtACGCCAAAAAAGGAAAGAAGTAGGTGACAGTGACGGAGTGTTAAAACAAGTGAAAAGGAagacaggtatgtgtgtgtgtgtgtgcgtgtgcggatgtgtgtgtgtaacttctCCTTGGTTCCTCTTACCGTCTCTGTGGGTCTTGTTGGCAGCCGCAACCTCTTGCCTGGCTCTGCTCTGTCTGCGCTCCCAGTcttcgtctccctccctctccccctccctctctccctccctctccctctccccctccctctccccccgctGGCTGTCTGCCAAGTCCAGATCCACCGCCggcgcccctcctcctcctcctccttctttctccttcagCTCCAGCTCAGAGAAGCGCTGCATTGCACGCTACAAAGGGACACACaccgcgcaaacacacacacacacacacgcacgcaaacagaaacacacacacacacacacgcacgcaaacagaaacacacacacacacagtcatgagaCCAAGCCCTGCactgctcttcctctctgtgtctctttacaACAAAACTTATTTCCCCTCTCATCCTCAGTGGAAGAATTTGCCTCAATTCAGCCCAACGTGAACATgctacaccccctcccccctcccctcccctcccctccccccctcccccctcccctcccctcccccctcccgacTGCCAATGACGTATAAATGTTGATCGTAAGGTGATGGCTGTGATAGCATATAACCTCACACCTTCTAATCAGTgcagactgagagaaagagaaatgtcaCTTTAGACTATTTTGGCACAGATGTCTAAAACCTTGGTTATCTCAAACTGTAATTCTTGGATATGAAGGTCAGTGCTACCCTTTAGATATGATTTAACCTTCATTCCTGTACAACCCTTACTTTGCTCTACCACCAGTAACTTGTTGTCAAACAGGAATGCAAACACAATCACAAAGACAGAAATGCCTGAGCCTATTCTCGTGGCCCACAAAATGATCCCCAAATCATATTTCATTTCAGATTTTTGAATAAGAAGTTTAAAAGAACTGACCTCACAGTAAGCGGCTGGTTGACTTAAATTACTGTCCTCTCGTCTTAATCCTTCCATCTAAGTAATTAAAATGGGTGCTCAATATCTTAggccattcattttcaatgatgTTAGCAAAACAAATCTGACATTCAGTGTGTAACCAACCTGCCCATTTACAGCATGATTTATGAAGTTAAAAACATTCAGAGACAGGATAAACATAATTCTACAGATCGCATTTATAAAATTATATTTGTAGGGACAGTATACAGTGTGAAACAGGTTTGACAAGAGTTTGATTGCTGATTTCATGCAAAATCATTTTAACGTTCAAATGCAAGACATAGGCTTAACTAATGCGTCGGGCTCGTTTCTCATACCAGGAATTTCCCCAAATAAGAGATTTAATGGAATATCATGAGTTTAAAAGAGAATATTCTGTGAAACGGAAGAGGTGAACACTGAGACTGGCTGGGATCTGTCGGAACCGTTTGGGCAGGGACTGCTGGACGTCCGGGGCTGAACCCCTCGAGTTGTTCCAGGGCTCGGCTCTTTGTGAAGCCTGGTAAGCACCGTCTGAACGAGAGCCGAGTGGCACGGAGCGTTTATCTTCCCCCTCATCAGTGAAGGGGCAGGAATTCATGAGAGGACTGGGCGGCAGCTCAGCTGTTGAAGcaggcgggggaggagggggatatTTAATTTAAAGGGAGAGAAGTCTCCAGGGGGCTCGGGGGAGAGGACGGGGGCGAAGGGAGGACGGAAAGGGGGAGGGCTGCGAAAAAATCCCCCTATTCCCGCGGCTCTTGGGTCAGGTTAACTGTAGCCCGAGGCATAAAGAGCTGGCCAGGCAGGCTTGCGcgcacacgctacacacacacacacacacacgctccacacACGCAAGCgctccacacacgcacgcagcaTCTGATCTGCCAGGTTGTGCTGCGTGGACACTCGAGACACAAGCTTCCTTTCTCACAGACGCGTTAACACGAGGCCAGCATGTGCTAACTCGCTCTCCCCGCCAACCAAACACAGACGCAGGAGAGAGGCTGCTCTACAGCCTCGCGTCGCTCTAGAGATTTGCGTCGCTCTACAGCCTTGTGTCGCTCCGCAGCCTTGCGCTGGGAAGCGGGCAGGAAGGGaaatggggagaggaggaggcgaagaggggagaggggagggggaaaggagggcaGGGCAACGGCCAACAGTAATTATGTCGGCGCTTGTGTGAGATTGAGTCTGGCAGGCCGACAGGCTTTCCACATGAGCTGAGAGGAGCGCTCGGCAGGCCGTAGCTCCTCCAGTCCTCGCACCACTCCCTGTCTTTCTTTGTTATAAACCCTCGCAATAACAACCCATGTCTCTGGCACAGGAAGAACCTGCTTCGAGATCCATTGTTTTGAAAAAATAtgatttttgtttgttgtttttttcatgttGGATCGACCATAAACCCTTAGTACTACCAACTCTGTTCTTCCTTCATGTAACTTAAATACTACCAAATATTTTCTGACTTTAAATTGGATGCATTGGTTACAGGTTAGGCTTAAACTACATGTCCCTCCTTGATCCAAACTGAAGATGTCAAGCGCTGCATTGTGTGGGACTACAATTTCAGGGAttaacagttgtgtgtgtgtgtgtgtgtgtggggggggggggggggactcaccTGAAGTGCTCTTTGCTCCCGGCTCAGTTTACTGGAGTCGGCATACAGCTCCGTCGTGACACACTTGAAGCGGTCGCCCACATATCCCGAGGAGTTGGCGATGCGTTTGGCCAGGCTCGACCGCCGGCTCTTTGAGGAACCGTGGCCCTCATCCTCATCTGCCATTGAGTCTGTGTCATCCTGGCATTGTGAGTATTTCAGGTCCTCGTAGTGGTTCAACTGATCCTCGCTGATCAATTCTGCCTTTAAACCTGGCTTGGCTAAGGTTTGGTTCTGACCAGTGCAGTCCCCGTTTCTGTTGTAATCAGACGGACGGTGCTCAAAAGAATAGTCCCTGTGAGAACGATTCTCCGGGTCCCTAAACGGTTGGTCCCCGGAATTACCGTCCCCGGACGAATTAACTCCACACGTACGATCCTCATGGTTCTCACAAGAACGGTCCCCGAGAACCCGGTTTTCAAAGGCGCGCCCTCCGACGTTCCTGTTCCCGGATGCGCGATCCTCAAGAGCACGGTTCTCGCAGGGCTGGACCCTCGCGATTCTGCTCTCGTCGGTCGGATCCCCGTAGGCACGTTCTCCGGAAGAACGGTTCCAGGGCCCGCGGTCTTTAATGGGGCGTTCCCCTGAGGTGCGAGCACAGCGCAGGGTTTGTTCCTCCGGTAGGTCTGGCAGGGGGCTGCCCTCCGCGGGGCTTGGGCTGTCCTCACAATGATAAGGGGACATGGGGGCCTCTGGGCGGGAGGGGTTTGGGTGTGAGGGGAAGCCCTTGTGGGGGTCTAGAGGCCTGGGCAGGCAGCGCTGCTCAAGCTGCTTTTCTGGATCCCCCAGTCTGTGCTCGGCCACCTGGCTCGTCCGAAGCGGCTCTGGCTCTCTCCTGTCACTGGCTGAATAGCTGCTCTCGCATCCAAGTTGCTTTCCTGGATACCTTCTCCTCACACTGGGCGAGCTGTGCTTGCTCATGGACGAGTCGCTGTCCATATCAGATTGGAGCAGGTCAATGCAGACTATTTCTTCCTTCCCCCCGGTGAAAGGCTTGCTCGGCAGCTTTGAATCTTGGCCTGTGGCCAAGTtaatctctttctcattcttgcGTGGAGATTCGGTATCTGAGGCCATTTGGTTTCTGTAAGGTGAACCGTCGTGGCTCCAAGGCTTCTCCTGGGGCCTGGATCTCAGGTCCAGTCGCTCCTTCGCGTCCATGCCCAGGTGAGAAACCATGAGCGGGTGGACCATCTCCTTGGAGTCGTGATAGGTCAGGTAGTCTCCGTGGTTGGGGGGGATCCCATACGGCAGGCCATGTTTGGGGGTCAGACGAGGAGGGTAGAGGCTGCTGTTGCCCATGAGAACTGGGTGGGGATATACAGGTCCTTTGCCTTGCATCGTCATGTGTGGCAGCGACATGCCCTCTGGGACCGAGTAGGGGAGGTTAGCGTAGGCTAAGCGGTTAGCGTATGCTATACTGGGCGGCAGGTAGGATTCGCTGTACATGTGGCTCGAGGGACGGCTGTTCTCCAGGTGGGGCTGGTGCGGCTGCTGGGGCTTAAAGGCCATCTCTTGTGGCTCAGGTTTGACGGGAGTCTTGGGGTGTCTCCCAGAGTGGCTGGCAAGCGAGGTGGAGAGGGCGGCTTTGTCTGGTTGGCTGGGGGACACGCGAGGCCAATCCCCATTGGAtttgggagagggagacacagaggaagGTCGACCACCAGGCGCAACCACGGCGACGGCTTGGCCGGGGGCTACGGCTCCGTTTCCTTCCCCTATCCTGGGACAAGAGGAgcttctctgctgctgctgcgaaACACTCTCCAGGTTCTTGTTCTTTATCGTGGACGAGGATTTGTTGTGGTTTGGGTCGGCGTTAGGACCAGAGGCTGGACTGGGGACCAGCCAGGAGGAGTGAGCCGTGCTGATTATCTCGGGGCGCTCTGATGTTTTGGAGGTCGCCCCTGCCATGGCCAAGGACGGGGAGAGGGTCTCTTTGACAAGCTCTCGGTTGGGCGCTAAGCCGTATCGGGCTGCAGGTAGATAGCCCAGCTTAGCCAAGGCCTCGAGTTTGGAGGTGTACCCGTTAGGGTGCCCCGCTTCCAATTCCAGGATTTTGGCCGCAGACAGATCCAGAGGCTTGTCTGCTGGCTCTTTGGCAGGAGCCTGTTGGGAGGTCGGTCTCTCGGACGAGGTCTTTAACGGGGACTTGCTTGGCTTCCTCTCTCCGTTCTTGTTGTCCAAACTGCCTTCTTTGGCTTTGTGGGCGTGTCCGCCAGAGCGCGCCGGGGAACGGTGCTCGCCGGCCGTGCCGCCGGCGTAACACGGATGGGGAgctgaggacgaggaggaagtcGGACTTCTGAACAGAGACTTCTGAAAGTCCAAAGTGCTGTctatgagaggaggggggggcgcggacccagagggctggaggggcctGGGGATGCTGCGTGATGACTGGGTCAGAAGTGCTGGGCTGGAATCTACTGGGTGGCTACTGCTGTTAGTTCCACTACTACTAGTACTAGTATCATTACCACCATTACCACTGCTGACAATACtgctactgttactactgtgaCTGTAGCTGCTGCCAGAGCCCTTACTAGAGGATGTCCTGTTAAGTTTACTATTGTTACTACTACTGCTACTGTGTTGCCTTTCGCTGTGGGCCTGAGCTTGGGCTTGGGCCTGGgcatgttgctgctgctgctgaactTGGGCCTGAACTTGGGCCTGAACTTGGGCCTGAACTTGGGCCTGAACTTGGGCTTGAACTTGGGCTTGGTGATGTTGTTGGGCTTGGACTTGTTGCAGCTGCTGCCCAAAGGCAGAGGACTCGTGGTGGATCCTGGGCCCCAGGCCTTGCATGCTCTTGTCCTGGTGGTGCACCAGTGGCGAGTGGGAggtaggagggtaggagggcaGGTAGAGGAGCCTTTCAGCCCCTGCAGCACTGCCTCCTGCCCCTGAGCAGAGAGACTGGTAGGCCAGGTGCTGGGGGAGATAATGTGAGGGCTGGGACAAAAAGGATGCCTTGTACATGTTCAGAGCGGCATATTTGCTCGAGTCCAGGAAAGGGTACATTCCGGCGTCAGGGTACGGGCTCACCCAGGGCAGTCTCAGAAAGCCATTGGACCCAGCCAGACCCAGCTCAATAGGCTTTTCCACCTGACCGACTCTCGGGTCCAGCCCCAtactctctcctccagggccgGGAACAACCATAGGCTTCTGCAGTCCAGGAGGAGGGTTTTTATACAGTCCCATGTAGCCATTACCAGTCTTTCTACTGTCTAAGGACACATCAGGTTTGTAGAGAAGGTCATAGCCGAGAGGCATGGATGCACCTTCTCTGGCTTTCTCGGTGGAGAGGGTGCGGATTCCGGGGTAAACCATTCCACCTTGGACACGAATGCTCTCCCTCATCAGGCTAGCGCGGTCCATGCCTAAGGCAGCTAGCGGGTTCATTCTGCAGGCAGTGCTCGCATCCACCTACAGCAGGGTAACACACAACAGCAAGACATGTGAACCAATGACAATAACACTACTGGGATTGTAATGCAGCAGCCACTTATTATGTAACTGAATTCATTAACAAGATAAGAGtctcaaaacaaatacaaaaaagcCTTTCTGGCATTCATGAATTAGTAGTCGGCACAGAGGAAAGTGTATGAACACAACTCTATGGAATACTTTCACGTTAAAATGTGCCACGATAGTTATACACGTCCAAGACCTATGACCAAGACATTAAGATGCAATTTATATTAACAGAATAAGGAATAACACACATCAAACAAGAAGACCTCATTAAAGGAAGACCTCATTAAAGGAAGACATGAACCACCAAATCGTGTTTCCACACTAAAATTGTAGCACTTAGGGGGCTCTGCTTGAGCAGCCTGTTGACGAGGAGGACTGACGTCAAGGTCGTTGAAATGAACATACGTGCCTGGCACACTAGCCCTGCACTTTTCAAAAGAAGTCATCTGCTGATGATTTTCAACGGGGTGGTGTGAGGTGAAGGAAAGGTcacaacgacacacacacacacagagacacacacacagagacacacacacagagacacacacacacagagacacacacacagagacacacacaccaccagtcaGTCTTCCTGGATGACAAACATTTGACCAACCCAAAAAAGAACCACATTGACGCCAGGAAATTGATTGTGTTTCTTATCATGCAGATATTGAAACTGGGGCAAGGCCATGTACAGATGATACTAACCCTGTAAAAGAGCCCTCAAAAGTAATCCTTCTTGAACATTTAACCAAATCTCTGGTAGATGATTAATTCCAGTTAGCCTTTCTAACTATAGTAGGGAGATTAGCTTACCATGCTTTGAGTGCTTCTGGTTCCCAGACGGTTAGTTCAAAATGTCTCTCACCATTCCTTACACTGCCATACCTGCGGAGAGTAAAACAGTACAGTAATAAATATCTATTTTCACACTCGAGGACTCAAAATCAACTGAAAATGCTTAACAGATTGCTGCATTTCCCATGTGGCTGAAGATACATAATTTCACCCTTATATCAAGAAATTTGTCAATTTGTACGTGAGCGTTTATATaaatcttttttgggggggctagttcatttcattcattttgGAGAAGTAACGTGTCCCGAATAGCCAGATAATAGCATCCTTCAAATTTGCCATCAGTTTACGTTGTACCACAGAATCTGTCAGTTGACTTTACACAAGTGGTTGGAAGAACACAACGGTATCACCTAAGAACTATTACAATCCCTTAGGCTTAGCAAGGCACCATTATTCTGCCTCTCATATAAAGCGGGataacacacagccctgactgGAAGCATGGTTGAGGATCTGTGTGCAGTGTCTTGTTATCGCGGACCCTGAGAGCCGATAAGGAATGTCTCTTC includes the following:
- the LOC124474577 gene encoding uncharacterized protein LOC124474577 isoform X2, whose translation is MVDASTACRMNPLAALGMDRASLMRESIRVQGGMVYPGIRTLSTEKAREGASMPLGYDLLYKPDVSLDSRKTGNGYMGLYKNPPPGLQKPMVVPGPGGESMGLDPRVGQVEKPIELGLAGSNGFLRLPWVSPYPDAGMYPFLDSSKYAALNMYKASFLSQPSHYLPQHLAYQSLCSGAGGSAAGAERLLYLPSYPPTSHSPLVHHQDKSMQGLGPRIHHESSAFGQQLQQVQAQQHHQAQVQAQVQAQVQAQVQAQVQAQVQQQQQHAQAQAQAQAHSERQHSSSSSNNSKLNRTSSSKGSGSSYSHSSNSSSIVSSGNGGNDTSTSSSGTNSSSHPVDSSPALLTQSSRSIPRPLQPSGSAPPPPLIDSTLDFQKSLFRSPTSSSSSAPHPCYAGGTAGEHRSPARSGGHAHKAKEGSLDNKNGERKPSKSPLKTSSERPTSQQAPAKEPADKPLDLSAAKILELEAGHPNGYTSKLEALAKLGYLPAARYGLAPNRELVKETLSPSLAMAGATSKTSERPEIISTAHSSWLVPSPASGPNADPNHNKSSSTIKNKNLESVSQQQQRSSSCPRIGEGNGAVAPGQAVAVVAPGGRPSSVSPSPKSNGDWPRVSPSQPDKAALSTSLASHSGRHPKTPVKPEPQEMAFKPQQPHQPHLENSRPSSHMYSESYLPPSIAYANRLAYANLPYSVPEGMSLPHMTMQGKGPVYPHPVLMGNSSLYPPRLTPKHGLPYGIPPNHGDYLTYHDSKEMVHPLMVSHLGMDAKERLDLRSRPQEKPWSHDGSPYRNQMASDTESPRKNEKEINLATGQDSKLPSKPFTGGKEEIVCIDLLQSDMDSDSSMSKHSSPSVRRRYPGKQLGCESSYSASDRREPEPLRTSQVAEHRLGDPEKQLEQRCLPRPLDPHKGFPSHPNPSRPEAPMSPYHCEDSPSPAEGSPLPDLPEEQTLRCARTSGERPIKDRGPWNRSSGERAYGDPTDESRIARVQPCENRALEDRASGNRNVGGRAFENRVLGDRSCENHEDRTCGVNSSGDGNSGDQPFRDPENRSHRDYSFEHRPSDYNRNGDCTGQNQTLAKPGLKAELISEDQLNHYEDLKYSQCQDDTDSMADEDEGHGSSKSRRSSLAKRIANSSGYVGDRFKCVTTELYADSSKLSREQRALQMEGLRREDSNLSQPAAYCERAMQRFSELELKEKEGGGGGGAPAVDLDLADSQRGEREGEREREGEREGEREGDEDWERRQSRARQEVAAANKTHRDGGVLPTCPHNRVPVLQRCPLSGSLLLQERGHALPVEEGKRGVENEERTRRMEKDEEVWARRKEEEEEVSARRRGEEKAREEEAMEDAGKWEERGMAREERREERDYVPQWEQHSRLPTLDAVAHRAASPGSMAASIPTPSSIYTPASIPTQVPTKKRTYALELCQHSSRGQAKEAGDKEGDEMTVPAKRVKLATDPSEPSVPEEVKNLKVCIELTGLRLSKPRLSSELIGQRLDKPRLSPEMTGLRLDKPRLSTELSQWPPFNPRPLEMSLAPVVGQPNPGLEVCGLDRKYKPGSQEDRMLKRRSEVNRSWCEEKFSSREEERGRLGQPVVWSLVGICYAFTVACHSSRNDGNVKIGYFSVSFYTIALTQTGC
- the LOC124474577 gene encoding uncharacterized protein LOC124474577 isoform X3; amino-acid sequence: MVDASTACRMNPLAALGMDRASLMRESIRVQGGMVYPGIRTLSTEKAREGASMPLGYDLLYKPDVSLDSRKTGNGYMGLYKNPPPGLQKPMVVPGPGGESMGLDPRVGQVEKPIELGLAGSNGFLRLPWVSPYPDAGMYPFLDSSKYAALNMYKASFLSQPSHYLPQHLAYQSLCSGAGGSAAGAERLLYLPSYPPTSHSPLVHHQDKSMQGLGPRIHHESSAFGQQLQQVQAQQHHQAQVQAQVQAQVQAQVQAQVQAQVQQQQQHAQAQAQAQAHSERQHSSSSSNNSKLNRTSSSKGSGSSYSHSSNSSSIVSSGNGGNDTSTSSSGTNSSSHPVDSSPALLTQSSRSIPRPLQPSGSAPPPPLIDSTLDFQKSLFRSPTSSSSSAPHPCYAGGTAGEHRSPARSGGHAHKAKEGSLDNKNGERKPSKSPLKTSSERPTSQQAPAKEPADKPLDLSAAKILELEAGHPNGYTSKLEALAKLGYLPAARYGLAPNRELVKETLSPSLAMAGATSKTSERPEIISTAHSSWLVPSPASGPNADPNHNKSSSTIKNKNLESVSQQQQRSSSCPRIGEGNGAVAPGQAVAVVAPGGRPSSVSPSPKSNGDWPRVSPSQPDKAALSTSLASHSGRHPKTPVKPEPQEMAFKPQQPHQPHLENSRPSSHMYSESYLPPSIAYANRLAYANLPYSVPEGMSLPHMTMQGKGPVYPHPVLMGNSSLYPPRLTPKHGLPYGIPPNHGDYLTYHDSKEMVHPLMVSHLGMDAKERLDLRSRPQEKPWSHDGSPYRNQMASDTESPRKNEKEINLATGQDSKLPSKPFTGGKEEIVCIDLLQSDMDSDSSMSKHSSPSVRRRYPGKQLGCESSYSASDRREPEPLRTSQVAEHRLGDPEKQLEQRCLPRPLDPHKGFPSHPNPSRPEAPMSPYHCEDSPSPAEGSPLPDLPEEQTLRCARTSGERPIKDRGPWNRSSGERAYGDPTDESRIARVQPCENRALEDRASGNRNVGGRAFENRVLGDRSCENHEDRTCGVNSSGDGNSGDQPFRDPENRSHRDYSFEHRPSDYNRNGDCTGQNQTLAKPGLKAELISEDQLNHYEDLKYSQCQDDTDSMADEDEGHGSSKSRRSSLAKRIANSSGYVGDRFKCVTTELYADSSKLSREQRALQRAMQRFSELELKEKEGGGGGGAPAVDLDLADSQRGEREGEREREGEREGEREGDEDWERRQSRARQEVAAANKTHRDGGVLPTCPHNRVPVLQRCPLSGSLLLQERGHALPVEEGKRGVENEERTRRMEKDEEVWARRKEEEEEVSARRRGEEKAREEEAMEDAGKWEERGMAREERREERDYVPQWEQHSRLPTLDAVAHRAASPGSMAASIPTPSSIYTPASIPTQVPTKKRTYALELCQHSSRGQAKEAGDKEGDEMTVPAKRVKLATDPSEPSVPEEVKNLKVCIELTGLRLSKPRLSSELIGQRLDKPRLSSELIGQRLDKPRLSPEMTGLRLDKPRLSTELSQWPPFNPRPLEMSLAPVVGQPNPGLEVCGLDRKYKPGSQEDRMLKRRSEVNRSWCEEKFSSREEERGRLGQPVVWSLVGICYAFTVACHSSRNDGNVKIGYFSVSFYTIALTQTGC